Proteins from one Gossypium raimondii isolate GPD5lz chromosome 8, ASM2569854v1, whole genome shotgun sequence genomic window:
- the LOC105792380 gene encoding UBP1-associated protein 2B has protein sequence MAKKRKQRSSEPQPTKTTPDPQPIQQQPEYVPDEDPNPKVEEELQLQEVEEEVEVEEEVEVEEEVEEEDDDDDDEEAQNQTLVGSSNANGAPKETGQEEDLDDEPFEKLLEPFGKDQLITLIRRAVDKHPEFISSVREFADADPSHRKIFVHGLSWDTTAETLTAEFCKYGEIEECKAVTDRVSGKSKGYAFILFKHRSGARRALKQPQKKIGNRTTSCQLASQGPVPAPPPTAPPVSEYTQRKIFVSNVSADLDPEKLLEFFKQYGEVEEGPLGLDKQTGKPKGFALFVYRSVESARKALEEPHKNFEGHVLHCQKAIDGPKSTKGGYGGGTSGGHHQQYQQHQHQQGHQIQSHFHHAKKGKYSSGGSETGHLMAPSGPTAVGFNPGVAAGGFNPAAAAPALNPALGQALTALLAGQGGLGLGNLLGGLSGAPVNQGTPAAGYGNQVAGGYGVQGGYQNPQMGQGGAGRNQPGSGAPYMGH, from the coding sequence ATGGCCAAAAAGCGAAAGCAACGATCCTCCGAACCCCAACCCACCAAAACAACGCCGGATCCTCAACCAATCCAACAACAACCCGAATATGTACCCGACGAAGATCCGAACCCCAAAGTAGAAGAGGAACTGCAACTACAGGAAGTGGAAGAGGAAGTAGAAGTGGAAGAAGAAGTTGAAGTAGAAGAGGAAGTTGAAGAAGAAGACGACGATGACGACGATGAAGAAGCTCAAAATCAAACCCTAGTCGGTTCCTCTAACGCCAACGGAGCCCCGAAAGAAACGGGTCAAGAAGAGGATTTGGACGACGAGCCGTTCGAGAAACTTCTGGAACCATTCGGGAAAGATCAATTGATTACCCTTATCAGGAGAGCCGTTGATAAGCACCCGGAATTTATCTCGTCAGTTCGGGAGTTCGCAGATGCGGACCCGTCCCATCGGAAGATCTTCGTTCATGGGCTAAGTTGGGATACCACTGCGGAAACCCTCACCGCCGAATTTTGTAAGTATGGGGAAATCGAAGAATGCAAAGCTGTTACCGATAGGGTTTCTGGGAAATCTAAAGGTTACGCCTTTATTCTATTTAAGCATCGTAGTGGGGCACGCCGGGCTTTGAAACAACCCCAGAAGAAGATTGGAAATCGAACTACTTCTTGCCAGTTGGCTTCACAGGGGCCGGTTCCGGCGCCGCCTCCTACGGCTCCTCCTGTTTCCGAGTATACTCAAAGGAAGATTTTTGTTAGCAATGTGTCAGCTGACTTGGACCCGGAGAAGTTGCTTGAGTTTTTTAAGCAGTATGGGGAAGTTGAGGAAGGTCCATTGGGGCTCGATAAGCAGACGGGGAAACCAAAGGGGTTTGCCCTTTTTGTATACAGGTCGGTTGAGAGTGCGAGGAAAGCGTTAGAAGAGCctcataaaaattttgaaggtcATGTTTTGCATTGCCAAAAAGCCATTGATGGGCCGAAATCGACTAAAGGGGGTTACGGAGGAGGTACTTCCGGTGGGCATCATCAGCAGTACCAACAGCATCAGCATCAGCAAGGACATCAGATTCAGTCTCATTTCCATCATGCTAAGAAGGGAAAGTACTCATCTGGTGGATCAGAGACTGGTCATTTGATGGCTCCATCTGGACCTACTGCAGTTGGGTTCAACCCTGGAGTTGCTGCTGGTGGGTTTAACCCTGCTGCTGCTGCACCTGCTTTAAACCCAGCGCTTGGACAGGCTTTGACTGCATTGCTTGCTGGCCAGGGTGGTTTGGGGCTTGGTAATCTGCTTGGAGGGCTTAGTGGCGCCCCTGTGAACCAAGGGACACCTGCTGCAGGGTATGGGAATCAGGTTGCTGGAGGCTATGGAGTGCAGGGTGGATATCAGAACCCACAGATGGGTCAGGGCGGCGCTGGTAGGAATCAACCTGGTAGTGGTGCTCCTTACATGGGACATTAG